CCAGGGTTACGCCGCGCCCCAGAGGAGATCACTGCTGCAGAGGCTCGGGAGTCGGGTTTTCGGTAGCGCCAGACGACGCAGAGAGCAATCACCCGAGGGACCTCCGCCTGTTGTACCTCCTCCTCCGGCTGCCGCCGCTCGTCATTCCGTATCAGATTTTAGATTTGTACCCTCTCGTCCCGCTGGATCCTCTCGCGGGGGAGAGGGTAGTAGCAGAAATCGCGGTAGACGAGGAGACGCCTCATCGGACGAGGATTACACCGTCCCACCGGTAAGAGACTATCATGTGTTCAGCAACATGGATGGTCCTAATGAGGTAACAAATCGCCGCATTCCTGGTGCTCCAGAATTATACAATGGGGACCCTAATAATATAAAGCTTGGAATGCATTTCTCTAACAAGGAAGAGCTTAATGGTGCGATAGCGATCTGGTCAACGAGAAGGGGAAGAGAATTTCGCACGACGAAGTCAGACAAGGTAACTTGGGCTGTAGAATGCGTTAATCGTCCGAACAAACGTACTAAGATACCGCATGACGGTATTATATGCCAATGGAAGGCCCGGGCTTTGTTCAGGAGCGAATATCGCACATGGCAAATTACTGTCTGGTGTGACGGGCACAATTGCGAAGGTGCGGAGAACGACCGTGAAGACAGGAATATTTCGCAAGGCCACGTTGCCTACGTGATAATGGGAAAGATTCGCGACAAACCAAATTACCCGATCAAGGCCATAGTTGAAGACTGTGAAGCTGCATTCGGCTGTAAAATAGGGAGGAAAAAAGCTTGGGACGGTAAGCGAGTGGCGATGAACCAGGTGTACGGAGACTGGGAGACAAATTTTCGCCAACTTCCCGGCTACATGCGAGCTCTTGAGAACTGTCGCGATGGGACTAAAGTGCAGTGGAAGTTCAAGAAGGAGGATGGGATTGTGCATAGAAGGAGGAAGATTTTCAGGTACGAACACAACTTCACCGAGCATAGTAGTAATAATTTTACAAAAGTGTACTGATTATTGTTATTTATTCAGGTACGTATTTTGGCATTTTGGCGCCACGAGACTCACTTTTGAACACAGCCACCCCGTAGTTACTGTCGACGCAACGCATCTACGTGGAGCGTATAAGGGTAAGGCGATCGTAGCGGTCGTAAAGACTGCCAACGACAGAGTCGTGCCTATCGCATATGCGATCATAGACGAAGAGTCGAACCACAGTTGGTATTGGTTCTTAAAGTACCTGAAACTTCACGTTCTACGAGATAGGTTCACCTGCATCATCTCCGATCGTAATTCGGGCATCCTGTCGGCTACTGCTAAGCTCGATACGAAATTTCCAAACTGGGGTGTTCACAGGTGACCGCTTACAACACTTTAATTGTAATCTCCTGTTCAATTTAGTCATTTAATTAACTATTGCTTACGGACAGGTATTGTATGGAGCACATTCGTGCTAATATGCTGTCTAACGTTCCGAAGAAGGCCGGTTTGTATGCCTTATCTTGGACGGTCGGTACCGAGTTGGATGAGGCTAAGTATACCCAAGCATGGGCAGATCTCATAGAATTGAGTCCAGCTGCGGCGACGTATCTGCAACGTATTCCCCTACAGAAGTGGACATTGATCCTAGACGGATTCCACCGATGGGGAACAACCACCTCGAACGACGTTGAGAGTTACAATAACGTACTTAGAGGCGACCGCTTCTTGCCGATCAGGGCGTTCGTTCAGGCCACGCACGCCAAAGTCATGGCGATATTTGTGGACGAAATGTCGAAGATAAATAGATACAGATATGCGCTCGCAGAAAAACCAATGGCAAAGTTCGAGGCTAACAAATTGAGATCAAGACGGTACGATGTCTCGTTATATCCAAATGCTCCCGGTCGTGTGTTCAACGTTAAGTCTCCGCCAATGCGTTTCGGAGTTGCAGGCAACGAACATACAGTTCAATTCGATATGGGTTCATGCTCATGCTTACATTGGAACACTTACAGGATACCTTGTTCTCATGCAATGGCAGTCGCGAAGGAACTCCACGTCCGCCGTCTCGACCTTGTCCATAGTTGCTACACGAGGACTGGTTGGAGACAACAGTTTAGTGGTGTGTTCGCCCCTCTTCCAAATCCTTGGCCCGAATCAGATTTTTTGCTCCTACCGGACGACACTCGCATGGTTCATCATACCGGTCCTGGCCGAAGAAGAGTAAACAGACGACAGCGTGGCGCGAGGGACTACCTGAACATGACAGGTCGAAGACCCCGAGGTTGTAGCAATTGCAACGGAAGAGATCACGACAGGAGGAAATGCACGTTCTCTCATACACCGGCGGATAGACTGCCGTTGAACATGTTGTACGACCCTACGGACTTCACGGAAACGCGCATCTCTATGATGAGCACAACGATGATGATAGTGAAGATGTTGACTACCACgtggacgacgacgacgacgaggaCGATGAGGACGACGAGGACGACGAGGacgacgaggaagatgatgaggatGTCGAAGAtgacgattagaactatgatacatagaataattaatttcatttttattggaaatgatgttattatactatttttattgtttttgttcatatatataaaaaatgatttTATCTTCATTCCTAAGAAAAAAATGGTGAACATCTTCAAAGAGGcgatttttaatttttttgataCATTTCCATCTCATCCTGGAAGACATTTTTTAAATAGTGGATATAATCTACCCACCCAAATTTCTTGTGGGTTAATGTCTACAATATGCATTCGAATAACTAATTTCAATTACGACCATAATACAACCAACTACTCCTTTTCGGTATTTGACCGCGTCTTTCACGCTCTGATCGCCTGACGGGTACGTCCTCCGCAGTTGGTTCGCCAAAGTGCGGACCGGTAtctagtaaatacgataaaatcaAACGATTAGGAATGTCAACATGTATGCGTTAGTAAGAACACGTCAAAAGTTAAAAGCGTGACGAGAATACACTAACCATGGAATGATTCACCTCCGTGCTCTCCTGAATACCCGGCAAAACCAACCTCCCTGTTGGTGGATGTGTTCGGAAGGCCCCGAGAGCTCGACCCTATTCCTAAACTTATATCTAAATCTGTACCAATAGGCGGGGTCATCTGCTGCGTGGGCGGATTCAAGCCGAAGAGGAGGCCGTCGAAGAATTCTTGGCCCAGCGGTGCTGCAGGAGCGACAGGATCTGCAGTCGTGGATTGAACTGGGAGCTGTTGATATGGAGATGTGGTGTCCGCTAAGTCTTCGGTAGTGAAATCCGTGGTGGTGAGTAAACCCGTATAGTCAAAACCGGAAGCCTGCTGTAGATCATCGACGTTAAGTGGCATTGACTCTGGCACTTGCTGTTGACCTTCTTCACGTCGAGATGATGTAGAACGCCTGGATGATCCACTATGACGAGAAGATCCAGCGGGTCGAGAGGGTCCAGGCCTGAAGTCCGATACAGAATGACGTCCGGATGCGGTCGGAGGAGTAGGCATCTCGGTCGAAGCGACACCGGGCGGAGGTACCTCTGGTTCTCGTTGTCTGCGTCGTCTCCCGCCACCCATTACACGACGCCCAATCCTCTGCAACAGTGATCTCCGGGGGGTACGGAATAACCCTGGCTGGGATTGACGTGCACGACTTCCTCGTGAGCGAGAGCTGTCTCCGGCAATAGGGGCACACCGGACGCCTCCATCAAATGACGGATCATCTCTGACAAGTCCGCGAATCGCTGACGACAATCCTGATGATATTGGTTGTCCGCGTACGTCTCAACATATCCGTTCATTTCATGCACAACTCGGCTCAACCCGTGACTCTGCAAATGAACACGACGGAACAGAAACAGTGAATTACTAAATAACACATCACATCAAAAATAGCTACGCTATAATTATTAAGTACCAGGGCATTCACCGACTCTGTGTGGCCATGATAACCAGCTGTGGATGCCTCGTGACCGGGTTGTTGAACGAAGCGGACTGTCCTGTTAAGGTACCACTGTCCATATTGCTCCACGACTTCCGGGGTAAATGTTTGCTGACCCACAACGACATGTTCCGCCCGATGGTGCCAATGACCGACGTGCCAACCATGAACACTTGCCCAGTCCACAACGTGGATGCCCTCTTCATTCGGTGTAACCTCTCAGTCCCTACCTGATCTAGAGGTGGCATCCGTACATGTTGTCGGCGACCAAAACTGCCGCATGACTCTGTCTGGGTAGTGACCCTCAACAACGTAGAAATAGTGGGAGGAACGTCCTCGACATCCACACGTGCTCGCCCTGACGGCATCCATCCGGTAGACCTAGCAGCTGATCGGCGGGATACGTCCACAGGAACTGAAACGAAACGACTTAAATCATTGTTCAAAATAATctttttattttgaaaaatatattTCCCAAAAAATTTAAATTACCTGCGACTCAGTAAGCATCGACAACTGATCCCTGTACGCCACAAGGTTATAACTTGTTATGGTCGTCCTGGACTTTGGAACTGTCCATCTGCATCAATAAGAAGTTAAGTAATTTGTCTAAAAAAATGTATGGTCGCAGGAAAACTAAATTCATGAATTTAGTTAAAATTTTACACGTACGCCACTTACTTTGCAGCTAGCGGGAGTCTTGGGGCTGCCCAGGTCCTCGCCGAAACCTTGGCCTCACCTTAGAAATCCTCGTCCATGCCCATGACTGGACGAGTAGCCCGCACATGTTAGAATGGCGCTCTCCGGAGCGGGTCGAATCGCACAATGCACGATACGTGTACGAGAGCACGGCACTGCCCCAGCTGTAACAACCGCATGCATGTGGGTCTTCCAGGAGGCGCAATAAGAATAGATCAATCTTGTTATTGCTATGATCGGGAAAGAAGCAACCGGCAAGCAAGAACGCGATCAGGCAACGCGCCCTCTGGAGCGCCTCCACGTGTGATTTCTTCTTGGGCCCGATGTTGCACCAGGTGGTCCCTGATGCTGGACAGTTGATGCCGGTCTTCGAAGTCTTTGCCGGCACAGAATCCCAATAGAGCATACAGATATCCGTCGATGTCGGGGGGATACGCATCGGTACCCGTAAAGGGCTCACCGTCAATCCGCAATCCTAACAAAACCTCGACGTCCTGGAGTGTGATGGAGGCCTCGCCTACTGATAGGTGGAAGGTATGAGTCTCGGGCCTCCATCGTTCTGTGAGTGCAGTCAAAAGATGGTGGTCGTACTCCATGAATCCTATCTTCGAGACCAGACCGAAACCCCATCATATCTATGTACTCCATGACCTCCTCCCGGCGATATGCGGGATCGTTGATACACTCCCAGAAGAAGGAGTCCGCTCTCCTAACAACCATTTGCCTGTCGTGCTCCTCCTGTGACGAATAAATGTCAATCGATCTGTGCTGCGGCTGAAACCACAATAGATCGGGCACGGCATGTCCTTGCGCAATCCAAGAATATCTCGCCGCCATAATCtgttaaaaatttgaaaattaaaattaaatgagtcttttaaaaatgaatagtATTCTAGtcaatagaaaaataaaaatataaccaaAAAAAATTTCAACATATAATAAAATCAAATGAATTTTCGTATAATTAAAATTGACATGGACaagcaaatatattatatataccatGTATTCCATTTTTattattgaaaaaaaattaaatagtATTATAAtcaatagaaaaataaaaatatagcaAAAAGAAAATTCAAATGAATTTTCGTATAATTTATTTTTGTTAGGAACGATTTGCTTTACCTTATAATATGACAAATTATTTTTTTGTTAAATtgatttttacaaaaatattcatcaaattatttttaaaatttattatagaGAAAATTtagtataattaaacttaatagtaCAGTTAAATTTAGTAGTACAATTACTAAAAATTAAATTTAGTATTACAGTTAAATTTAATAGTGCAGTTAGTAGTAATTAAATTTAGTAGTAATTAAATTTAGTAGTAATTATAGAGAAAACTTATTACTACATCTCATTTTATCTATTAATTAATGACATACATCTCATTTTACatgaattattttgtttaaatatGTTTAAATGTAATCaaatttttaaataaaacgaaAAAATACCTTAATCGTAGTAATATACGTCCGTAGAATAAATTTGTCGAAAAACTCGTGCGGATTTAACTTATTTCTGATTTGAAATTAGTGAGATTGAAAAAGTTTTAGAGAGATGGAAGAAATTTTTTTATTCAGACAGATGATGAAATACACTAAAACAAGAGACGGAGGAGGAAGACGAGCATATCTCATTTATGTAATAAACGGGTCAAAAAAATTTCCGAGCTCCTCCACGTGTCCGTCATGCACTCGCCAATTTCCCGGCAATGACACGTGTCAACACCCTCGCATGCAGTGGACTGTCCTGTTTGACCGGAATTTTGAATCCGGGTAAAGAGTGTCGGTGCGGTTGACCGGAATCATTGAATCCGGTTTTAAGCTTCACCCGGAATTGTTGAATCCGGTTTAAGTGTCCACCGGAATTGTTGAATCCGGACATGGTTTAAGCTAATTACTCTGTATAACCGGAGATGAAAATTCCGGTCGTACCACCTCTGTTCACGTTTAATACACTTTGTATTAAAATGTCTACCTCTTTAAAGGGGAAATACATTTATAATTTACTCGAGAATTTATCTCTGCTGTTTTGAAATTTTAGTTTTTACTCCCAGCTGTTTGAAAACGTTAAGGGTGTGTTTTGAAAGTCGCATCGGAATTGAAAAACTGTCTAATTACCGTGTAATTACACGGTTTGACGCGTTTGGACAATCGTGTAATTACTCGAAACTATGTAATTGTAGGCCCCGCTCCCGACTGCCTCATTCGTTCGGAAACGGTGCCGACTATTCGTTCTTTAACTTAACTCTATTCGATTAtccattatttaaaacataacatcAAGTCAATCACAAATATAATTATACAAATTATGTCTTTGCggaaaatataatacatattacttAAAATAACACGATACTTATAAAATAGTGAGAAAGAGTCCTAATGCCGCGGAGCCCACCTTATTCGGCATCGTAGAATGATGAATGCCGCTAACTTCTCTTCTAAAATTACCAACTCAACCTGAACAGAAAGAACATAGATTTTTCGGAAAGGGTAAGCTATAATGCTTAGTGAGGTTTTATTGAAAACATTTCGTTGAAACATTGCTAAGGATAAACGTTTTGAATTCATAAACATCTTAAATCATTTTGTCATCAGAAGTCGTCATAAAACATCTTTAGAAATCATCAAACCCCATCAGTGAAAACATCGGGATGACTAACAATAGGAGCGACCTACTGTAGTATCCTAATCTACCGTCAGCCCGACAACAAAGGGCACAAATAAAACTCCAGCTAGATATACTAGGGGAGTCGTACCATCTGATCAGGCCACAACACATGGTCACAAGGACCTAGTACTCATCATGGATTGGGTCGCCACAAAGTCGACCGAATCCCATTATCAATAAAACATTTGTTCATTGGGTTCGtatttatataatatgtataataaaGCAAAAACTTGCTTTTCATTTATCATTCATCGTTAAGCAAAATCTTGCTTTTAAATTGTTAAGAAGTAAATAAAACTCTGCTTTTAGGGTCTTTGACGGTTCTCTCCAGTTTTCAAAAGTATAATACGTAACTATACCGTACATTTAAAGAAATCATAAACATTGAAAATCATggcatagtaatatatatatttcataaagcATCAACATATTTTTCATAGAGAAAAATGAAAGTAACACTTTATAATGCTCCTCGATTCGTTCCGTCCGATTAACGTGGCAATTTATCGATATATCGAAATATCGATTATTCATTAACATGCATTCTAAGCTAATGACATCGAAATGAAATGCTACAAATGATTTTCCGTACGTCTCACTTGTTAGATTCCTACACTATTAATTAGTTAGTTAATCACTAAAGAGAAATAGTTATTTTgactaataaatatatttttaaaatttacaaATTATCAATTTATATTTTATTGATTAGTAGAATTTTCTCAAAATTAATTTATAAGAAATTGATTTATTTGAGCCAAAATAGGTATATAATAAAATCAATTAAAAcgattattttattttaatattcaaTAATCAATTTGACAATATTTTTACATAATCGGATTCAAAATAGTTAATATTATTTACTATAAAAATATCATAAGTTCGGAGCATATATTTTAGGTTATATTTGGTTCGGAAGATAAAAATATTAAATAGGGTCGTAAATAGGTTCGGGTTCATGAATTAACCAGAATAGCCTTTGACTTAAAACCGACACGTCGGTAATTTTGTAAAATACAGAAGGGTAAATACATCTTTTATTATAGGTACGAATGATTTAAAATTGAACCAATCCAATCATATTGAAATAAACCAAATTGAACCGAAATAAACCGAAAGAACCGATTTTAATACTGTGAAAAGACAATTTAACCTTAGACTGTTAATTTGACCGATTAAAACACGTTAATAGTTTTGTAAATACTTTTAAatattaagggcaaaatagtcatttATTATATTAGACCGATTTATACTATCTGCTATAAATATGATTGAACCAACCGGTTCAATcataattcttcttcttcttcctcagacGAACGCGTCTCTGTCGTCGACTCCGCCACTGCTCGACGTCATCCTTGCCGATTCCGGCGACGTCGGAGCGCGACCCATATATCAATCAACTCAAGGATCACAAAAATAAGGTTTGTTTTCGTCAATTTTACCCCGTTCATCTTTAATTTCAAAATTTGGTTTCGGGTAGATACTTTCAAAACTCCGAATCAAGCTCAAATCTTTAATATGTTAGACTAGGGTTACTGGGGGATTGTTAATATGCTAAAAATGAATCGAATTTGATGCAGGAAGGGGTCGGATTTTACCTTTGAAAAATCTGGCCACCTGTTTTCACGGCGGCTTTAgctcggattggttcgccggtgtcTCTGGGATCCTCCGGACCTTCAAATCGGTGAAGAATCGGTCGACTCAGTTTCGGCCCGACCACAACTCGGTGGTGACTCAGTTAGTTAACGTCCTCCGATCGGTATACTCCTTCTATGAAAAACGTTTCTTACTGTCTCTAGAATAACATATATTGCTTTGGGATCATTCTGGGGAAATCAAATTTTGGACAGTGATTAATTTAGTCGATTTCGTTTAATTTGACAGTTATTTCTCCGTAGGCTTGTTACGGAAACAATTTGAATGGTGTTTTTGTATTGAAACTGGACTATTTTGGCTATATGATTGTTGAATGAATGAATGAAAATTTTGAATGCTTGTAGCTTGTTGTTCTGTTGTCAAAAACAATGGAGGCTGAGAGAGTATATAACGTTGCTGATTGTGAATCAATTATTGATACGTGCATGAAAGTCTCCCGAAAATCTCGTGGGTTCTGACAAAATTTTGAAATTAAATGTGGAAAATTGTTTAGTCTAGGCTATGGATATTAGTTTCCTTCCTGACATTTTGATAATATGCACCCTGTAAGTAAGTAGAAAAATTGTGTCCCCAGATGAAAGTTTCAACAAGCGTGGTGATGAACAGTGATGAATAGAAAAGTCAAATAAATGTCACATGTTTAGTTAGGTAGGTGTTAATAATTTACGAAGGTTTATTCCTGTTAACTTTTTGGCATCGCAACGATTGGactccttttattttaaaattttattatgtGAGAAAAAATTTTGAGacgtaaaatcgaaaaaaaaataaaaaattttgggTCGTTACAGTAACTGCGAGTAATTCAGAGGGTGTAATTACACAGTTTCAATTCCGACCTCCCCATAGGAATTGGTATAATTACACTGTGTAATTCtacaatttaatttttttttcttattatattatttattttttataatctaATATTATAAATATCAACCGTACAAACAAACATAACATTTGTAATTACAACGTAATTACACAGTATTAACCAAACAACATAAAAAAATTAATTCATACGTAATTATACAGACATGTAATTACTAGGTGACTTCCAAAACAAACCCTAAAGGATTTACCCGTTAACTCGTCCTAGATGGCAGTTACTCGCCCTACGTGTCAAAATTAACCAATAAACAAGTGACACGTGTCACTCTTACGTGGACACATTGCCACGtcatataaaagtattttttttataaatttccaaaaaaaattaaaatattttcatataataaatttaatatattttaatatattataatttaatataatttatcaaataaattttaattttaatctaattttatataaataaattatattaaataaaatatgaaTGAATTTAAATCCCGTCATTGTGAAACAATGAGGGTAAAAACTCAATTTTCCCGTTAAAAAATCATGTGTCAAATATTAATTCATatgtcaaaatttgattcaataatAAAATCTACAATTGAAACAACTCGATTTGTTTCAATGAGTTGTTTCTATTATTTCTTAATTAAgaaaataaaatacaaaaataaaattaaaaaatagtGTAACC
The genomic region above belongs to Rutidosis leptorrhynchoides isolate AG116_Rl617_1_P2 unplaced genomic scaffold, CSIRO_AGI_Rlap_v1 contig630, whole genome shotgun sequence and contains:
- the LOC139884951 gene encoding uncharacterized protein, with the protein product ARRRREQSPEGPPPVVPPPPAAAARHSVSDFRFVPSRPAGSSRGGEGSSRNRGRRGDASSDEDYTVPPVRDYHVFSNMDGPNEVTNRRIPGAPELYNGDPNNIKLGMHFSNKEELNGAIAIWSTRRGREFRTTKSDKVTWAVECVNRPNKRTKIPHDGIICQWKARALFRSEYRTWQITVWCDGHNCEGAENDREDRNISQGHVAYVIMGKIRDKPNYPIKAIVEDCEAAFGCKIGRKKAWDGKRVAMNQVYGDWETNFRQLPGYMRALENCRDGTKVQWKFKKEDGIVHRRRKIFRYVFWHFGATRLTFEHSHPVVTVDATHLRGAYKGKAIVAVVKTANDRVVPIAYAIIDEESNHSWYWFLKYLKLHVLRDRFTCIISDRNSGILSATAKLDTKFPNWGVHRYCMEHIRANMLSNVPKKAGLYALSWTVGTELDEAKYTQAWADLIELSPAAATYLQRIPLQKWTLILDGFHRWGTTTSNDVESYNNVLRGDRFLPIRAFVQATHAKVMAIFVDEMSKINRYRYALAEKPMAKFEANKLRSRRYDVSLYPNAPGRVFNVKSPPMRFGVAGNEHTVQFDMGSCSCLHWNTYRIPCSHAMAVAKELHVRRLDLVHSCYTRTGWRQQFSGVFAPLPNPWPESDFLLLPDDTRMVHHTGPGRRRTAVEHVVRPYGLHGNAHLYDEHNDDDSEDVDYHVDDDDDEDDEDDEDDEDDEEDDEDVEDDD